Proteins from one Dermacentor variabilis isolate Ectoservices chromosome 1, ASM5094787v1, whole genome shotgun sequence genomic window:
- the LOC142591331 gene encoding E3 ubiquitin-protein ligase RNF166-like isoform X1, whose protein sequence is MMARLSLFKATSSMISNTEEFICPICLEIFQKPVTISCGHTFCSGCLAQCKQDDPKCPLCRSTFDPSKTVRAKDLAKNISSLKAACSGCRKVLSLSKLRAHHSSCSDEMEGAAAAPPVYQPPHSQSSGKENRFTFPCPYCEMDNLDLAALRDHCNANHYNSPHSVVCPVCASMPWGNPHQKSINFLSHLNLRHRFEYDTYVDYGIDDDDALQQALEASLKEK, encoded by the exons ATGATGGCTAGGCTTTCCCTTTTCAAGGCGACCAGTAGTATGATCAGCAACACAGAAGAGTTCATCTGTCCCATTTGTTTGGAGATTTTTCAGAAGCCAGTCACGATCAGCTGCGGCCACAC TTTTTGCAGTGGGTGCCTGGCCCAGTGCAAGCAAGATGATCCCAAGTGCCCACTTTGCCGGTCCACCTTTGATCCTAGCAAAACAGTGCGGGCCAAAGACCTCGCCAAGAACATTTCTTCACTCAAGGCTGCCTGCTCAGGCTGTAGGAAAGTG CTCTCGCTGTCCAAGCTGCGGGCCCACCACAGCAGCTGCTCAGATGAAATGGAGGGTGCTGCAGCCGCACCTCCCGTGTACCAGCCTCCGCACAGTCAGTCATCTGGCAAAGAAAACCGGTTCACCTTTCCTTGCCCCTACTGTGAAATGGACAACCTGGATCTTGCTGCCCTAAGGGACCATTGCAATGCCAACCACTACAACAGCCCACACTCTGTG GTATGCCCGGTGTGTGCCTCCATGCCATGGGGGAATCCTCACCAGAAGTCCATCAATTTTCTAAGTCACCTCAACCTCAGGCACCGTTTCGAGTATGACACCTATGTG GACTACGGCATCGATGATGATGACGCCCTGCAGCAGGCCTTGGAAGCTTCCCTCAAGGAGAAATAA
- the LOC142591331 gene encoding E3 ubiquitin-protein ligase RNF166-like isoform X2: protein MRISMEQSFCSGCLAQCKQDDPKCPLCRSTFDPSKTVRAKDLAKNISSLKAACSGCRKVLSLSKLRAHHSSCSDEMEGAAAAPPVYQPPHSQSSGKENRFTFPCPYCEMDNLDLAALRDHCNANHYNSPHSVVCPVCASMPWGNPHQKSINFLSHLNLRHRFEYDTYVDYGIDDDDALQQALEASLKEK from the exons ATGCGTATTTCAATGGAACAGAG TTTTTGCAGTGGGTGCCTGGCCCAGTGCAAGCAAGATGATCCCAAGTGCCCACTTTGCCGGTCCACCTTTGATCCTAGCAAAACAGTGCGGGCCAAAGACCTCGCCAAGAACATTTCTTCACTCAAGGCTGCCTGCTCAGGCTGTAGGAAAGTG CTCTCGCTGTCCAAGCTGCGGGCCCACCACAGCAGCTGCTCAGATGAAATGGAGGGTGCTGCAGCCGCACCTCCCGTGTACCAGCCTCCGCACAGTCAGTCATCTGGCAAAGAAAACCGGTTCACCTTTCCTTGCCCCTACTGTGAAATGGACAACCTGGATCTTGCTGCCCTAAGGGACCATTGCAATGCCAACCACTACAACAGCCCACACTCTGTG GTATGCCCGGTGTGTGCCTCCATGCCATGGGGGAATCCTCACCAGAAGTCCATCAATTTTCTAAGTCACCTCAACCTCAGGCACCGTTTCGAGTATGACACCTATGTG GACTACGGCATCGATGATGATGACGCCCTGCAGCAGGCCTTGGAAGCTTCCCTCAAGGAGAAATAA
- the LOC142591331 gene encoding E3 ubiquitin-protein ligase RNF166-like isoform X3 — MYIFCSGCLAQCKQDDPKCPLCRSTFDPSKTVRAKDLAKNISSLKAACSGCRKVLSLSKLRAHHSSCSDEMEGAAAAPPVYQPPHSQSSGKENRFTFPCPYCEMDNLDLAALRDHCNANHYNSPHSVVCPVCASMPWGNPHQKSINFLSHLNLRHRFEYDTYVDYGIDDDDALQQALEASLKEK, encoded by the exons atgtatat TTTTTGCAGTGGGTGCCTGGCCCAGTGCAAGCAAGATGATCCCAAGTGCCCACTTTGCCGGTCCACCTTTGATCCTAGCAAAACAGTGCGGGCCAAAGACCTCGCCAAGAACATTTCTTCACTCAAGGCTGCCTGCTCAGGCTGTAGGAAAGTG CTCTCGCTGTCCAAGCTGCGGGCCCACCACAGCAGCTGCTCAGATGAAATGGAGGGTGCTGCAGCCGCACCTCCCGTGTACCAGCCTCCGCACAGTCAGTCATCTGGCAAAGAAAACCGGTTCACCTTTCCTTGCCCCTACTGTGAAATGGACAACCTGGATCTTGCTGCCCTAAGGGACCATTGCAATGCCAACCACTACAACAGCCCACACTCTGTG GTATGCCCGGTGTGTGCCTCCATGCCATGGGGGAATCCTCACCAGAAGTCCATCAATTTTCTAAGTCACCTCAACCTCAGGCACCGTTTCGAGTATGACACCTATGTG GACTACGGCATCGATGATGATGACGCCCTGCAGCAGGCCTTGGAAGCTTCCCTCAAGGAGAAATAA